GATCAGCTCCCCCGGCGCGACGAATTCCTTCCCCGCGTGTTCAGCGAGGATTTTCTCTGTGAGCGTCATCCCCATGGATCGGCTTCTCGCTTTCTTCCTTCTTTCCGCGCTTCCGGACCATCGCCACCACCTCCCCGATCGGCCCGGAGACGATGTACGCGGAGATGAAGATGAAGATCATCACCTGCGGCTCCGCCGCCAGCAGCAGCGCCAGGAAGACGAACACCACCAGGGTGTTGAACGGGCGCCTGCGGAACGGCTCCAGGTCCTTGAAGGAGTTGAACTGGACCGTGCTCACCATCAGGAATGCCAGCACGTAGATCGTAAGCAATACCGCGAAGTGCTTGAAGCCCCCCGACCCCCCGAGGTAGTAGAAGAGGAGGATCATCGACGCGACGAACGTCGCCGCCGCCGGGATCGGGAGACCGTTGAACTTCCACTTCTCCACCGAGTTGATCTGGACGTTGAACCGCGCCAGCCGAAGCGCCCCGCAGATCAGGTAGAGGAACGCCGCCAGCCATCCCCACCGGCCGAACGCGGAGAGCGCCCACCCGTAGACGAGGAACGCC
The nucleotide sequence above comes from candidate division KSB1 bacterium. Encoded proteins:
- the pssA gene encoding CDP-diacylglycerol--serine O-phosphatidyltransferase; translated protein: RRGVYVLPNLITSGSLFAGFYSIASTYTGNFEKAAMAIVAGVILDGLDGRVARMTRTTTKFGVEYDSLADLVSFGVAPAFLVYGWALSAFGRWGWLAAFLYLICGALRLARFNVQINSVEKWKFNGLPIPAAATFVASMILLFYYLGGSGGFKHFAVLLTIYVLAFLMVSTVQFNSFKDLEPFRRRPFNTLVVFVFLALLLAAEPQVMIFIFISAYIVSGPIGEVVAMVRKRGKKEESEKPIHGDDAHRENPR